In Stenotrophomonas sp. ASS1, the following proteins share a genomic window:
- a CDS encoding PD40 domain-containing protein, whose product MMRITPPLLVLAASLLSAPVAMALNEYGIEGMGVVSTRADEGRATISADGQRIVFARRGEAGWGLWEARVVDGRWQQAQALPVGVAGEVRDPYFSRDGRWLLFAAGRKGALALYRAALAPDGQLGTAQPLAGDAGRREERGPALSADGRQLLFARQQGRGAGWDLFVATLDAQGLRGPASALSALNSADDETDGDWLGHDGAVVFSRGNGTTTQVWSSGCAWTGAALQPLGLSFNQASGWTGAPVIDNAKPGEMLVASSAAKAPRAGGVDVYRLAAPKVAAVAGCVPGAR is encoded by the coding sequence ATGATGCGCATCACCCCGCCCCTGCTGGTGCTTGCCGCCAGTCTACTCTCTGCCCCCGTGGCGATGGCGTTGAACGAGTACGGCATCGAAGGCATGGGCGTAGTCTCGACCCGTGCCGACGAGGGCCGCGCCACGATCAGCGCCGATGGCCAGCGCATCGTTTTCGCCCGCCGTGGCGAGGCCGGTTGGGGCCTGTGGGAGGCGCGCGTGGTGGACGGCCGCTGGCAGCAGGCGCAGGCCTTGCCGGTAGGCGTGGCCGGTGAGGTCCGTGATCCCTACTTCAGCCGCGACGGCCGCTGGCTGCTGTTCGCGGCCGGCCGCAAGGGCGCGTTGGCGCTGTATCGGGCCGCGCTGGCCCCCGATGGCCAGCTGGGTACCGCGCAGCCGCTGGCGGGCGACGCGGGCCGCCGGGAAGAGCGCGGGCCGGCCCTGAGCGCGGATGGCAGGCAGCTGTTGTTTGCCCGCCAGCAGGGCCGTGGCGCCGGCTGGGACCTGTTCGTGGCGACGCTGGATGCGCAGGGACTGCGTGGCCCGGCCAGCGCACTGAGCGCGTTGAACAGCGCCGACGACGAGACCGACGGCGACTGGCTGGGGCATGACGGCGCCGTGGTGTTCAGCCGCGGCAACGGCACGACCACGCAGGTGTGGAGCAGCGGCTGTGCGTGGACCGGTGCGGCGCTGCAGCCATTGGGGCTGTCGTTCAACCAGGCCAGCGGCTGGACCGGCGCGCCGGTGATCGACAACGCCAAGCCCGGCGAGATGCTGGTCGCCAGCAGTGCGGCGAAGGCACCGCGTGCCGGTGGCGTGGATGTGTACCGGTTGGCCGCGCCGAAGGTGGCGGCGGTTGCGGGGTGCGTGCCGGGCGCACGGTGA